In Pristiophorus japonicus isolate sPriJap1 unplaced genomic scaffold, sPriJap1.hap1 HAP1_SCAFFOLD_343, whole genome shotgun sequence, a single window of DNA contains:
- the LOC139250065 gene encoding zinc finger protein 239-like isoform X2, with amino-acid sequence MEKPWKCGDCGKGFNSASELETHRRSHNGERPFTCLVCGKGYTRSSALLVHQRVHTGERPFICPVCGKGFTRSSHLLAHQRIHTGERPFTCPVCGKGFTQSSSLRAHLCTHTGERPFICSECGKGFTCLSNLLTHQRIHTGERPFICSECGKGFVRSSQLLAHQQVHTGERPFTCSECGKGFTDSSTLVTHQRIHTGERPFTCSECGKGFSRSCDLLTHQRIHRGLRGLDSAVIVAVNHIPD; translated from the coding sequence atggagaaaccgtggaaatgtggcgactgtgggaagggattcaattccgcatctgagctggaaactcatcgacgcagtcacaatggagagaggccattcacctgcctcgtgtgtgggaagggatacactcgGTCATCCGCCCtgttggtacaccagcgagttcacactggggagaggccattcatctgtcctgtgtgcgggaagggattcactcgttcatcccacctgctagcacaccagcgtattcacactggggagaggccatttacctgtcccgtgtgtgggaagggcttcactcagtcatccagcctgcgggCACACCtgtgcactcacactggggagaggccattcatctgctctgagtgtgggaagggctttacttgtttatccaacctgctgacacaccaacgcattcacactggggagagaccgttcatctgctctgaatgtggaaAGGGTTTTGTTCGATCATCCCAGCTGCtagcacaccagcaagttcacactggcgagaggccgttcacctgctccgagtgtgggaagggattcactgattcatccaccctggtgacacaccaacgcattcacactggggagagaccgttcacctgctccgagtgtgggaagggattcagtcgatcatgtgacctgctgacacaccagcgaattcacaggggactgcgggggttggactctgctgttattgttgccgttaatcacatcccggactga